The following coding sequences lie in one Vespula pensylvanica isolate Volc-1 chromosome 7, ASM1446617v1, whole genome shotgun sequence genomic window:
- the LOC122630493 gene encoding BTB/POZ domain-containing protein 1-like isoform X2, producing the protein MSTETSLGDMPNVVSRIHNLRLGHEDGEEAHNGNNAAADESANSAQNAQPIGTLSRARRALNFVWDEEQPTTSSTSRGVDISSSNGDKPPTNAANTIHIDGHPQNNVALENSHGSAVATYNWQGTKATMRERIVFLFNNEILSDVSFLVGRGAQQQRIPAHKLVLSSGSAVFYAMFNGTLATASSEIEVPDVEPAAFLAVLLFLYTDEIQIDPETVMTTLYTAKKYAVSALEKHCVDFLKNNLTSDNAFLLLTQARLFDEPQLAAVCLDTIDRFTTEALNADGFVDIDIDTLMVVLERDTLRVRESKIFQAVLRWSEAECVRQQLPVVPENQRLVLGNALSLVRFPLMSKEEFTAGPAQSGLLNHSEVLSLFCYFILNPKPMVSFQTMPRCCMTGKEQTVCRFQHTKSKWGYNGTSDRIRFSVDRRIFLIGYGVYGSMHVPAIYEVLVELIHTASGKVIASNSTTFSCDGSKYTYILMFKDLAEILPNTIYTASATFKGPYSHYGTKGVKTVLVDCDSGNGKVKFDFNIESGDNNGTSVEEGQIPELIFYT; encoded by the exons ATGTCCACGGAAACGTCGTTGGGCGACATGCCGAATGTCGTCTCGAGGATACACAATTTACGATTGGGTCACGAGGATGGCGAGGAAGCCCATAATGGAAATAATGCTGCGGCCGATGAATCCGCGAATTCGGCGCAAAACGCTCAACCGATTGGGACTCTTTCTCGTGCTCGGCGTGCACTCAACTTTGTCTGGGACGAAGAACAGCCTACCACTTCTTCTACCTCGCGAGGCGTTGATATTTCATCGTCGAACGGTGATAA GCCTCCAACTAATGCAGCTAATACAATCCACATCGATGGACATCCTCAGAATAATGTAGCGTTGGAGAATAGCCACGGCTCTGCCGTGGCTACGTACAATTGGCAGGGTACGAAGGCTACGATGCGAGAGAGAATAGTTTTTCTATTTAACAACGAGATCCTGTCCGACGTGAGTTTCTTGGTAGGACGAGGAGCTCAACAACAGCGTATACCGGCTCACAAACTAGTCCTGTCTTCTGGAAGTGCCGTATTTTACGCGATGTTTAACGGAACGCTTGCTACAGCTTCTTCGGAAATAGAAGTACCTGATGTAGAACCTGCTGCTTTTTTGGCAgtgcttctttttttatataccgaTGAGATACAAATAGATCCTGAAACTGTGATGACGACATTGTATACTGCTAAGAAGTATGCCGTTTCTGCTTTAGAAAAGCACTGTGTCGATTTTTTGAAGAATAATTTAACCAGTGACAAtgcttttttacttttaacgcAAGCTCGTTTGTTCGATGAACCTCAATTAGCAGCGGTCTGCTTGGATACTATCGATAGATTTACGACAGAGGCCCTAAACGCGGATGGATTTGTAGATATTGATATCGATACGTTGATGGTTGTTCTGGAAAGAGATACGCTTCGAGTCAGGGAATCTAAAATATTTCAGGCTGTGTTAAG ATGGTCGGAGGCAGAATGCGTGAGGCAGCAGCTGCCAGTTGTTCCAGAGAATCAACGTTTGGTTCTAGGCAATGCTCTTTCTTTAGTTCGTTTTCCTCTTATGTCCAAAGAGGAATTCACCGCGGGCCCGGCACAATCTGGATTACTAAATCATTCTGAG gttctatctttgttttgttatttcatACTGAACCCGAAACCAATGGTAAGCTTTCAAACGATGCCACGTTGTTGTATGACTGGCAAAGAACAGACTGTCTGTAGATTTCAGCATACCAAAAGTAAATGGGGTTACAATGGAACAAGTGATCGTATCAG ATTTAGCGTGGATCGACGGATATTCCTTATCGGTTATGGAGTTTATGGCAGCATGCATGTACCCGCGATATACGAGGTATTAGTGGAGCTAATACATACGGCATCAGGGAAAGTAATCGCTTCGAATTCAACGACGTTCAGTTGTGACGGTTCAAAGTATACTTATATTCTAATGTTTAAAGATTTAGCCGAAATTTTACCAAACACTATTTATACGGCATCTGCAACATTTAAG GGTCCCTATTCTCATTACGGAACGAAAGGTGTAAAAACAGTATTGGTTGATTGCGATTCCGGAAatggaaaagtaaaatttgattttaatatcgaatctGGTGATAATAATGGAACTTCCGTCGAGGAAGGACAAATTCCTGAGCTTATCTTTTACACTTAA
- the LOC122630497 gene encoding uncharacterized protein LOC122630497, translated as MRIEALSALVAVVWLTAVLCPRLAAANLTLSFSSRRSREHPFRGHISRWTVPLEDTNKRMTYREMQMVLRQEGGEDGLAVDCCPTIEEMVEPVGGRNRQDMYVELYRDGENAQRFFEYSCRPDVLDKPCRFVDRKLSNQSRCVQKFSYTYAIVENPGTKGGNEEHRRHHHREHRFPTFPGNTVSGSTWTLDYIRVRSGCSCEIMPKPKKKKPMATKARKAKSKLRQQRDQDSDFET; from the exons GTGGTTTGGCTGACCGCAGTCCTGTGCCCGCGGCTTGCTGCCGCCAACCTCACTTTATCCTTTTCCTCTCGTAGATCCAGAGAGCATCCCTTCAGAGGACATATCTCTCGCTG GACGGTGCCATTAGAAGACACGAACAAGCGAATGACGTACCGTGAGATGCAGATGGTTCTGCGCCAAGAGGGAGGCGAAGATGGCCTCGCAGTCGATTGTTGTCCGACGATAGAGGAAATGGTCGAGCCCGTTGGCGGCCGAAATCGGCAAGATATGTACGTCGAGCTCTATCGAGACGGCGAAAATGCCCAGAGGTTCTTCGAGTACTCCTGCAGGCCAGACGTCCTCGATAAGCCCTGCAGGTTCGTTGACCGGAAGCTTAGTAACCAGTCGAGATGCGTGCAGAAATTCTCATACACCTACGCTATCGTCGAGAATCCTGGAACGAAG gGAGGCAACGAAGAACACAGGAGGCATCATCACAGGGAACACAGATTTCCAACGTTTCCTGGGAACACAGTGAGCGGGTCAACGTGGACGTTGGACTACATCAGGGTGAGGAGCGGCTGCAGCTGCGAGATCATGCCGAAgccgaaaaagaagaaacccATGGCGACAAAGGCGAGAAAAGCGAAGAGCAAACTGCGCCAACAAAGAGATCAAGACTCAGACTTTGAGACGTGA
- the LOC122630493 gene encoding BTB/POZ domain-containing protein 1-like isoform X1, which produces MSTETSLGDMPNVVSRIHNLRLGHEDGEEAHNGNNAAADESANSAQNAQPIGTLSRARRALNFVWDEEQPTTSSTSRGVDISSSNGDNRPPTNAANTIHIDGHPQNNVALENSHGSAVATYNWQGTKATMRERIVFLFNNEILSDVSFLVGRGAQQQRIPAHKLVLSSGSAVFYAMFNGTLATASSEIEVPDVEPAAFLAVLLFLYTDEIQIDPETVMTTLYTAKKYAVSALEKHCVDFLKNNLTSDNAFLLLTQARLFDEPQLAAVCLDTIDRFTTEALNADGFVDIDIDTLMVVLERDTLRVRESKIFQAVLRWSEAECVRQQLPVVPENQRLVLGNALSLVRFPLMSKEEFTAGPAQSGLLNHSEVLSLFCYFILNPKPMVSFQTMPRCCMTGKEQTVCRFQHTKSKWGYNGTSDRIRFSVDRRIFLIGYGVYGSMHVPAIYEVLVELIHTASGKVIASNSTTFSCDGSKYTYILMFKDLAEILPNTIYTASATFKGPYSHYGTKGVKTVLVDCDSGNGKVKFDFNIESGDNNGTSVEEGQIPELIFYT; this is translated from the exons ATGTCCACGGAAACGTCGTTGGGCGACATGCCGAATGTCGTCTCGAGGATACACAATTTACGATTGGGTCACGAGGATGGCGAGGAAGCCCATAATGGAAATAATGCTGCGGCCGATGAATCCGCGAATTCGGCGCAAAACGCTCAACCGATTGGGACTCTTTCTCGTGCTCGGCGTGCACTCAACTTTGTCTGGGACGAAGAACAGCCTACCACTTCTTCTACCTCGCGAGGCGTTGATATTTCATCGTCGAACGGTGATAA cAGGCCTCCAACTAATGCAGCTAATACAATCCACATCGATGGACATCCTCAGAATAATGTAGCGTTGGAGAATAGCCACGGCTCTGCCGTGGCTACGTACAATTGGCAGGGTACGAAGGCTACGATGCGAGAGAGAATAGTTTTTCTATTTAACAACGAGATCCTGTCCGACGTGAGTTTCTTGGTAGGACGAGGAGCTCAACAACAGCGTATACCGGCTCACAAACTAGTCCTGTCTTCTGGAAGTGCCGTATTTTACGCGATGTTTAACGGAACGCTTGCTACAGCTTCTTCGGAAATAGAAGTACCTGATGTAGAACCTGCTGCTTTTTTGGCAgtgcttctttttttatataccgaTGAGATACAAATAGATCCTGAAACTGTGATGACGACATTGTATACTGCTAAGAAGTATGCCGTTTCTGCTTTAGAAAAGCACTGTGTCGATTTTTTGAAGAATAATTTAACCAGTGACAAtgcttttttacttttaacgcAAGCTCGTTTGTTCGATGAACCTCAATTAGCAGCGGTCTGCTTGGATACTATCGATAGATTTACGACAGAGGCCCTAAACGCGGATGGATTTGTAGATATTGATATCGATACGTTGATGGTTGTTCTGGAAAGAGATACGCTTCGAGTCAGGGAATCTAAAATATTTCAGGCTGTGTTAAG ATGGTCGGAGGCAGAATGCGTGAGGCAGCAGCTGCCAGTTGTTCCAGAGAATCAACGTTTGGTTCTAGGCAATGCTCTTTCTTTAGTTCGTTTTCCTCTTATGTCCAAAGAGGAATTCACCGCGGGCCCGGCACAATCTGGATTACTAAATCATTCTGAG gttctatctttgttttgttatttcatACTGAACCCGAAACCAATGGTAAGCTTTCAAACGATGCCACGTTGTTGTATGACTGGCAAAGAACAGACTGTCTGTAGATTTCAGCATACCAAAAGTAAATGGGGTTACAATGGAACAAGTGATCGTATCAG ATTTAGCGTGGATCGACGGATATTCCTTATCGGTTATGGAGTTTATGGCAGCATGCATGTACCCGCGATATACGAGGTATTAGTGGAGCTAATACATACGGCATCAGGGAAAGTAATCGCTTCGAATTCAACGACGTTCAGTTGTGACGGTTCAAAGTATACTTATATTCTAATGTTTAAAGATTTAGCCGAAATTTTACCAAACACTATTTATACGGCATCTGCAACATTTAAG GGTCCCTATTCTCATTACGGAACGAAAGGTGTAAAAACAGTATTGGTTGATTGCGATTCCGGAAatggaaaagtaaaatttgattttaatatcgaatctGGTGATAATAATGGAACTTCCGTCGAGGAAGGACAAATTCCTGAGCTTATCTTTTACACTTAA
- the LOC122630489 gene encoding bromodomain-containing protein 4-like isoform X2 — MAKEKIRNSESGNKITFKSGETYTSEFEINETPPSARTLLTKGYIQDEINSFSGATVSTRGRFMTEQEKLRCPNERPLYLYIQGHSKHNVDLAIQKINEIIKTEHQSSLNRPSRFTNAPPPLMSLHSGITSVEKICVGIENAPQGFDLRGRIIGIGGANLLYIRGETGANVTLRGRSSQFIDPVLGSESPEPLHLHIEHPKPEALQNAKQLAINLIQTMQSELQTYIQQQPPPVQSQQVIEQPQIQPSQFQTMNIGTLGQPNVVTIQHQDIIQHPQSNVVTLPATILTATVAGAPGPGVTVPPPGVHIPPHSGPLVPPTQPQEIQTFMPPPPVGQVQLIGPPSSVSQVQYQIHPGQPLQIQGIQPGSQASPQPVAQMYVMSQPPPQSPAQQNFISTASVPVSGAVSYVYTQPSVQRPATPSQGMIETVNVNLQQPPPATPLNITQQPPPPLLHLHFPPPNFPPNQPPPPVPQTYQIQYQQVQAPVSQSQAQFVLQPGEHIVPPQIQQNHEQPQAVAQHMIPPQFEGHPPQFHLQVPPPSTQTFLVPNAQSPQHPQQPPLPQGGEIQHQQDEQGPLPQPVPPPQIVPPPSVAQMQNSMNVLTSVPPPTQAPPPPQNAPWLYQTQQPQQIPHSQGQLQVQMPPGNMPLHNAPPPQIQAQIQYHTPHMQYQNGHIPAQVHYTVQTPQHQPFEQKPDSPEQQKPHGVKRRFSDIEGNQEPPPYQCGPLPAQRHGTGNSHGCASEKVNVNSKSYMVHRQQVPAYPMEIETSC; from the exons ATGGCtaaagaaaagattagaaattCTGAATCAGGCAACAAg ataactTTTAAAAGTGGCGAGACATATACTTCAGAGTTTGAAATCAATGAGACACCTCCTAGTGCTAGGACTTTACTCACTAAAGGTTACATACaagatgaaattaattcgttctcTG GAGCTACGGTATCGACCCGCGGACGTTTTATGACGGAACAAGAAAAGTTACGTTGTCCTAACGAACGGcctttatacttatatatacaaggACATTCAAAACATAATGTTGAtt TGgcaatacaaaaaattaatgaaattattaagacAGAACATCAAAGTTCATTAAACAGACCAAGCCGATTTACTAATGCACCTCCACCTCTTATGAGTTTACATTCTGGAATTACATCAGta GAAAAAATATGCGTTGGTATAGAAAATGCACCGCAAGGTTTTGATCTACGAGGAAGAATTATAGGCATTGGTGGAGCAAATTTGTTATACATAAGAGGAGAGACTGGTGCGAATGTAACTTTAAGGGGAAGAAGCTCGCAATTTATAGATCCTGTTTTAGGATCCGAATCTCCCGAACCGCTTCATTTACATATAGA ACATCCAAAACCAGAAGCGTTACAAAATGCAAAACAGTTGGCAATTAACTTAATACAAACAATGCAGTCCGAGCTGCAAACTTACATACAACAACAGCCACCACCAGTGCAATCTCAGCAGGTTATAGAACAACCTCAAATACAACCAT CACAGTTTCAAACTATGAATATCGGTACTTTAGGGCAGCCTAACGTTGTTACAATACAACATCAAG ATATAATACAACATCCTCAAAGTAACGTGGTAACCCTACCGGCAACTATTTTGACAGCTACTGTAGCTGGAGCACCGGGTCCTGGAGTAACAGTTCCTCCTCCAGGAGTACATATACCACCTCATTCAGGACCATTAGTACCTCCTACGCAACCTCAG GAAATACAAACTTTTATGCCACCACCACCTGTTGGACAAGTACAATTAATCGGGCCTCCATCAAGTGTAAGTCAAGTGCAATATCAAATTCATCCTGGACAACCGCTACAAATTCAAGGTATCCAACCAGGGTCACAAGCATCACCGCAGCCTGTTGCTCAAATGTATGTTATGAGTCAACCACCACCACAAAGTCCAGCTCAACAGAATTTCATTTCGACTGCCAGTGTGCCAGTTAGCGGGGCAGTGTCATATGTTTATACCCAACCCAGTGTACAAAGACCTGCAACACCTTCGCAAGGAATGATCGAGACTGTTAATGTTAACTTACAACAACCACCTCCAGCAACTCCTCTAAATATAACTCAACAACCGCCACCACCATTATTACATCTTCATTTTCCTCCACCTAACTTCCCTCCAAACCAACCACCACCTCCTGTGCCTCAAACTTATCAGATACAGTATCAGCAGGTACAGGCACCTGTGTCACAATCACAAGCGCAGTTCGTTCTACAGCCTGGAGAACATATTGTGCCACCACAAATACAACAGAATCATGAACAACCTCAAGCTGTAGCACAGCACATGATTCCACCTCAATTTGAGGGTCATCCTCCACAATTTCACTTACAAGTTCCACCACCATCTACTCAAACTTTTTTGGTTCCTAATGCTCAATCTCCCCAACATCCTCAGCAACCCCCATTACCTCAAGGAGGTGAAATTCAGCATCAACAAGACGAGCAAGGTCCACTGCCGCAGCCGGTGCCTCCTCCGCAAATAGTACCCCCTCCGTCAGTGGCACAAATGCAAAATTCGATGAATGTTCTTACTAGCGTACCTCCGCCAACGCAGGCACCTCCTCCTCCGCAAAATGCTCCGTGGCTCTATCAAACGCAGCAACCGCAACAGATACCTCACTCTCAGGGTCAGCTACAG GTACAAATGCCACCTGGTAACATGCCACTTCATAATGCACCTCCGCCACAAATACAAGCGCAAATACAATATCATACTCCCCATATGCAATATCAAAATGGGCATATACCGGCCCAAGTACATTATACAGTGCAAACACCCCAACATCAACCCTTCGAACAAAAGCCGGATTCGCCTGAACAACAGAAACCTCATGGAGTGAAGAGAAGGTTTTCTGATATAGAAGGAAATCAG GAACCACCACCGTATCAATGTGGCCCTTTACCTGCTCAACGTCATGGCACAGG AAATAGCCATGGGTGTGCATCAG AGAAGGTGAACGTCAACAGCAAGTCTTACATGGTCCATCGCCAGCAGGTGCCGGCCTACCCCATGGAGATCGAAACAAGCTGCTAA